A genomic window from Solanum dulcamara chromosome 11, daSolDulc1.2, whole genome shotgun sequence includes:
- the LOC129874182 gene encoding uncharacterized protein LOC129874182, whose protein sequence is MAVFLLKKRSVLLDGGTCGVKMRQLPFMWIICIVMLFIVYRTTNYQYQQTEIESRLDPFYSSKDSSMDMRSLNSLPRGIIQARSDLELKPLWSTTSSKSKAKASNSSSHNLLAVPVGIKQKSNVDALVQKFLSANFTVILFHYDGNVDGWEDLQWSKDAIHIVAHNQTKWWFAKRFLHPAVVSIYDYIFLWDEDLGVKNFHPGRYLEIVKSEGLEISQPALDPNSTGIHHRITIRSRTNRFHRRVYDIRGSTKCSDESEGPPCSGFVEGMAPVFSRSAWLCAWHLIQNDLVHGWGMDMKLGYCAQGDRSKKVGVVDSEYIVHQSIQTLGGQSLKKDSNPEESVKRHVVDVRSEIRRQSTYELQIFKDRWERAVKQDKNWADPFKASQRRRQLYKQMRKSKVKKLR, encoded by the exons ATGGCTGTGTTTCTGCTGAAGAAAAGGAGTGTGCTCCTTGATGGG GGAACATGTGGAGTAAAGATGAGACAGCTACCATTTATGTGGATCATCTGTATAgttatgttgtttattgtatATAGGACCACCAATTATCAGTATCAACAGACAGAG ATAGAGTCAAGGTTGGATCCATTTTATTCTTCAAAG GACTCTAGTATGGATATGAGAAGTTTGAACAGTTTACCGCGTGGTATTATCCAAGCAAGATCAGATCTGGAGTTAAAGCCTCTGTGGTCAACAACTAGTTCAAAGTCAAAGGCGAAG GCTAGCAATTCTAGCTCTcataacttgttggcagttccaGTTGGCATTAAACAGAAGAGCAATGTTGATGCTCTTGTCCAAAAG TTTCTTTCAGCAAATTTTACTGTCATTCTATTCCACTATGATGGTAATGTTGATGGGTGGGAAGATCTCCAATGGAGTAAAGATGCCATTCATATTGTTGCTCACAATCAGACAAAATG GTGGTTTGCAAAGAGATTTTTACATCCTGCAGTTGTTTCAATCTATGATTACATTTTCCTTTGGGATGAAGATTTGGGTGTAAAGAATTTCCATCCTGGAAG GTACCTTGAAATTGTAAAATCTGAAGGACTAGAAATTTCTCAGCCAGCTTTAGACCCGAATTCAACTGGTATCCACCACAGAATCACAATACGAAGCAGAACAAATAGGTTCCACAG AAGGGTCTACGATATTAGAGGTAGTACAAAGTGTTCTGATGAAAGCGAAGGTCCCCCATGCAGCGG ATTTGTGGAGGGAATGGCACCGGTCTTTTCAAGATCTGCGTGGCTTTGTGCTTGGCATCTTATACAG AACGATCTTGTTCACGGGTGGGGAATGGACATGAAACTTGGTTATTGTGCACAG GGAGATCGATCCAAAAAGGTGGGAGTAGTTGATAGTGAATACATAGTGCACCAGAGCATCCAAACTTTGGGTGGACAATCCTTGAAAAAG GACTCAAATCCTGAAGAGTCTGTGAAG AGACACGTTGTTGACGTGCGATCTGAG ATTCGGAGACAATCAACATACGAGCTGCAAATATTCAAGGATCGATGGGAACGAGCTGTGAAGCAAGACAAGAACTGGGCTGATCCGTTTAAAGCCAGCCAGAGACGTAGACAGCTGTATAAACAAATGCGAAAATCAAAGGTTAAGAAGCTCAGATAA
- the LOC129874197 gene encoding uncharacterized protein LOC129874197 isoform X2, which yields MGPETGTSSHRSSVLGLYILPALPLSAWFEELRKRRVEELKRELVRSESSIGSLESKIERLKAERERSGQIDHGLSHTESPAPLTKSEDIESSVKEEAKDGLSAGSFTLDIRTNGSPESQVPTIPSATETVVKLELSESWGRDKAPSTSKVPEAANGNGGAVRKRRGKRKRKDTVWDAKEGNIEDSDNVCSTSHASTSHCKEVLTSCDQSIRRSAVSDHRVGLSRFRNDDLMRIFNSITKHEAAMVFRHRLDSQKRARYKKMIRRHMDIETARSRLANWSIKTPGELFRDFLLLANNAMVFYSKRTREYKAAIALRDIVTRAYREHYKGSYHKATSSLLPLPVIGNPPGKPRSVRPRPSKDKLQAKYGNNVFAGTLGRQNHKPGDVDCKVPLQSVLSAKKGFKRPGKIKSGSTIEIVNPQTKVQAKESLQHNIKVKKDHRVKPVTRKRTRQK from the exons ATGGGACCAGAGACTGGAACGTCGTCGCATCGGAGCTCCGTGCTCGGACTTTATATCCTCCCTGCTTTACCCCTGAG TGCTTGGTTTGAAGAGTTGCGGAAGCGACGAGTCGAAGAATTGAAGCGGGAATTGGTGAGATCTGAGAGCTCCATTGG GTCTCTTGAGTCCAAAATTGAAAGGCTAAAGGCTGAGAGAGAGCGATCTGGTCAGATAGACCATGGTTTGAGTCACACTGAATCTCCTGCTCCTCTGACAAAATCAGAAGATATCGAGTCTTCTGTGAAGGAAGAAGCAAAGGATGGGTTATCTGCTGGCAGCTTCACTCTTGATATTAGAACAAATGGGTCCCCGGAGTCTCAGGTTCCCACCATACCCTCAGCTACAGAGACAGTTGTAAAGCTAGAACTTTCAGAGTCTTGGGGACGGGACAAAGCTCCAAGTACAAGCAAGGTTCCAGAGGCTGCCAATGGAAATGGAGGGGCTGTGAGGAAGAGAAGAGGtaagaggaaaagaaaagacaCCGTTTGGGATGCCAAAGAAGGGAACATTGAGGACAGTGACAATGTATGTTCAACGAGTCACGCCTCCACTTCTCACTGTAAAGAAGTACTAACCAGTTGTGATCAGAGTATTAGACGTTCTGCTGTAAGCGATCATAGAGTAGGTTTATCTAGGTTTAGGAATGATGACTTGATGAGGATTTTCAATTCTATTACAAAACACGAAGCTGCTATGGTCTTCAGGCATCGTCTTGATAGTCAGAAGAGAGCAAGATACAAGAAAATGATAAGGCGTCATATGGATATCGAAACAGCAAGATCAAGATTAGCCAATTGGTCCATCAAAACACCAGGTGAACTCTTCAGAGATTTCCTTTTACTAGCCAACAATGCCATGGTATTTTACTCGAAGAGAACGAGAGAATACAAAGCAGCAATAGCCCTAAGAGACATTGTCACTAGAGCATATCGGGAACATTACAAAGGCTCTTACCACAAAGCTACATCATCCCTCCTTCCATTGCCAGTAATTGGTAATCCACCTGGGAAGCCACGAAGTGTTCGCCCTCGTCCTTCTAAAGACAAACTTCAAGCCAAATATGGCAACAATGTCTTTGCTGGGACACTAGGAAGACAGAATCATAAACCAGGTGATGTTGATTGTAAGGTACCATTGCAATCTGTCTTATCAGCTAAGAAGGGCTTCAAGAGGCCTGGAAAAATCAAGAGTGGATCGACTATCGAGATTGTCAATCCACAAACTAAAGTACAAGCTAAGGAATCCTTACAGCATAATATTAAGGTTAAAAAGGACCATCGAGTTAAGCCTGTAACCAGGAAGAGGACTCGGCAAAAGTGA
- the LOC129874197 gene encoding uncharacterized protein LOC129874197 isoform X1, with product MASLFVRPQRVRDIFRSSSGLGSKNRNFFRNYLSRPRGGSRLFEAVRMETETKGVGPRKMNWGTWEELILGSAVRRHGTRDWNVVASELRARTLYPPCFTPEACKARYEELRKRYSGCTAWFEELRKRRVEELKRELVRSESSIGSLESKIERLKAERERSGQIDHGLSHTESPAPLTKSEDIESSVKEEAKDGLSAGSFTLDIRTNGSPESQVPTIPSATETVVKLELSESWGRDKAPSTSKVPEAANGNGGAVRKRRGKRKRKDTVWDAKEGNIEDSDNVCSTSHASTSHCKEVLTSCDQSIRRSAVSDHRVGLSRFRNDDLMRIFNSITKHEAAMVFRHRLDSQKRARYKKMIRRHMDIETARSRLANWSIKTPGELFRDFLLLANNAMVFYSKRTREYKAAIALRDIVTRAYREHYKGSYHKATSSLLPLPVIGNPPGKPRSVRPRPSKDKLQAKYGNNVFAGTLGRQNHKPGDVDCKVPLQSVLSAKKGFKRPGKIKSGSTIEIVNPQTKVQAKESLQHNIKVKKDHRVKPVTRKRTRQK from the exons atggcTTCACTGTTCGTTCGTCCGCAGAGGGTGAGAGATATTTTCAG AAGTTCCAGTGGGCTCGGGTCAAAAAACCGAAACTTTTTTAGAAATTATCTGAGCCGTCCACGTGGAGGTTCTAGATTGTTTGAGGCCGTTAGGATGGAGACAGAAACAAAGGGGGTGGGGCCCAGGAAGATGAATTGGGGTACGTGGGAAGAGCTAATACTTGGTAGCGCTGTTCGCCGGCATGGGACCAGAGACTGGAACGTCGTCGCATCGGAGCTCCGTGCTCGGACTTTATATCCTCCCTGCTTTACCCCTGAG GCCTGCAAAGCCAGGTATGAGGAGTTACGTAAGCGCTACTCTGGATGCAC TGCTTGGTTTGAAGAGTTGCGGAAGCGACGAGTCGAAGAATTGAAGCGGGAATTGGTGAGATCTGAGAGCTCCATTGG GTCTCTTGAGTCCAAAATTGAAAGGCTAAAGGCTGAGAGAGAGCGATCTGGTCAGATAGACCATGGTTTGAGTCACACTGAATCTCCTGCTCCTCTGACAAAATCAGAAGATATCGAGTCTTCTGTGAAGGAAGAAGCAAAGGATGGGTTATCTGCTGGCAGCTTCACTCTTGATATTAGAACAAATGGGTCCCCGGAGTCTCAGGTTCCCACCATACCCTCAGCTACAGAGACAGTTGTAAAGCTAGAACTTTCAGAGTCTTGGGGACGGGACAAAGCTCCAAGTACAAGCAAGGTTCCAGAGGCTGCCAATGGAAATGGAGGGGCTGTGAGGAAGAGAAGAGGtaagaggaaaagaaaagacaCCGTTTGGGATGCCAAAGAAGGGAACATTGAGGACAGTGACAATGTATGTTCAACGAGTCACGCCTCCACTTCTCACTGTAAAGAAGTACTAACCAGTTGTGATCAGAGTATTAGACGTTCTGCTGTAAGCGATCATAGAGTAGGTTTATCTAGGTTTAGGAATGATGACTTGATGAGGATTTTCAATTCTATTACAAAACACGAAGCTGCTATGGTCTTCAGGCATCGTCTTGATAGTCAGAAGAGAGCAAGATACAAGAAAATGATAAGGCGTCATATGGATATCGAAACAGCAAGATCAAGATTAGCCAATTGGTCCATCAAAACACCAGGTGAACTCTTCAGAGATTTCCTTTTACTAGCCAACAATGCCATGGTATTTTACTCGAAGAGAACGAGAGAATACAAAGCAGCAATAGCCCTAAGAGACATTGTCACTAGAGCATATCGGGAACATTACAAAGGCTCTTACCACAAAGCTACATCATCCCTCCTTCCATTGCCAGTAATTGGTAATCCACCTGGGAAGCCACGAAGTGTTCGCCCTCGTCCTTCTAAAGACAAACTTCAAGCCAAATATGGCAACAATGTCTTTGCTGGGACACTAGGAAGACAGAATCATAAACCAGGTGATGTTGATTGTAAGGTACCATTGCAATCTGTCTTATCAGCTAAGAAGGGCTTCAAGAGGCCTGGAAAAATCAAGAGTGGATCGACTATCGAGATTGTCAATCCACAAACTAAAGTACAAGCTAAGGAATCCTTACAGCATAATATTAAGGTTAAAAAGGACCATCGAGTTAAGCCTGTAACCAGGAAGAGGACTCGGCAAAAGTGA
- the LOC129874183 gene encoding uncharacterized protein LOC129874183 translates to MSLIAGSYERFIWGFKLRSSKKDQNYELTPLFSFPSHLSPIKCTAVAGSAAVSGGADDTIKIYDLSTCSEIGSLHHSATVTSLSFFTPSSFSFPRNLIAAAEDGSVSIYDADPFVHLKTVKVHRKGVNSICIHPSGRLALTVGRDECMAMVNLVRGRRSFYCRLGKEASLVNFSDSGEKFFMVMDDKISVHESEDAKTVLEIDSKKRVLCATPGMHGILFTGGEDRSIKAWDITSGKIAFSIEDAHSTRVKGIVVLHKSNDGDAEDHQHIVASASSDGVIRVWDVRMTSKDKPNPLAEANTKSRLTCLAGSSIKSMKRPQVGNTTTNGHQLDAGEES, encoded by the exons ATGAGTTTAATTGCCGGCTCATACGAGAGATTCATTTGGGGATTCAAGTTGAGATCCTCCAAAAAGGATCAAAATTACGAACTAACCCCTCTCTTTTCCTTCCCTTCACACCTTTCACCAATTAAATGCACCGCCGTCGCCGGTTCTGCCGCAGTATCCGGCGGCGCCGATGACACTATCAAAATCTATGACCTTTCTACTTGCTCAGAAATTGGGTCACTTCACCACTCCGCCACCGTTACTTCACTCTCCTTTTTTACCCCTTCTTCATTCTCCTTCCCTCGTAACCTTATTGCCGCTGCTGAAGATGGTTCGGTTTCCATATATGATGCTGATCCGTTTGTTCATCTCAAAACCGTGAAAGTGCATCGTAAAGGAGTGAATTCTATATGTATTCATCCGTCAGGGAGGTTGGCCTTGACTGTTGGAAGAGATGAATGTATGGCCATGGTTAATTTGGTTAGGGGAAGGAGAAGTTTTTACTGTAGGTTGGGAAAAGAAGCTTCTTTGGTGAATTTTAGTGATAGTGGTGAAAAGTTTTTTATGGTTATGGATGATAAAATCTCTGTACATGAATCTGAAGATGCAAAAACTGTTCTAGAGATTGATAGTAAGAAGAGGGTGCTTTGTGCCACTCCTGGGATG CATGGTATTTTGTTTACTGGGGGAGAGGACCGGAGTATTAAAGCTTGGGACATTActagtggaaaaattgcatttAGCATTGAAGATGCACATTCCACCCGTGTGAAAGGCATTGTTGTGCTACACAAAAGCAATGATGGTGATGCTGAAGATCATCAACACATAGTAGCATCTGCATCATCAGATGGTGTCATACGTGTTTGGGATGTTCGCATGACTAGCAAAGATAAGCCAAATCCTCTGGCTGAGGCCAATACAAAATCCAGGCTGACTTGTCTTGCTGGATCATCCATCAAAT CTATGAAAAGACCACAGGTTGGAAATACTACTACAAATGGGCATCAGCTCGATGCAGGTGAAGAATCCTAG
- the LOC129874185 gene encoding secretory carrier-associated membrane protein 2-like, translated as MAGRYDHNPFDEEEVNPFADGGGRGKSSGQSKFSGGAFYTTSGSVPPATNSRLSPLPPEPADFYDRNASIDIPLDSASDLKKKEKELQSKENELRRREQELKRREDAAARAGIVLEEKNWPPFFPIIHHDIGNEIPIHLQKLQYVAFTTFLGIFACLLWNIVATTTAWIKEGDVKIWFLSIIYFISGVPGAYFLWYRPLYRAFRTEGAMKFAWFFLFYLVHIAFCIFAAVAPPVVFRGKSLTGILPAVDLIGKNVLVGIFYFIGFGLFCLESLLSIWVIQQVYMYFRGSGKAAQMKQEAARGALRAAI; from the exons ATGGCCGGCCGTTATGATCATAACCCTTTCGATGAAGAAGAAGTTAACCCTTTTGCT GATGGTGGAGGCAGAGGGAAATCTTCAGGGCAATCAAAATTTAGTGGAGGTGCATTTTATACCACA TCTGGGAGTGTGCCTCCAGCAACAAACTCCAGACTTTCACCCCTTCCGCCAGAACCAGCTGATTTCTATGATCGCAATGCGTCAATTGATATTCCTCTTGATAGTGCTTCG GAcctgaaaaagaaagaaaaagaattacAGTCTAAGGAGAATGAATTGCGGCGGAGGGAACAG GAACTAAAAAGGAGAGAAGATGCTGCAGCAAGAG CCGGCATTGTTCTCGAGGAGAAAAATTGGCCTCCGTTCTTCCCAATTATCCATCATGATATTGGAAATGAAATACCAATTCATCTTCAAAAGCTACAATATGTTGCATTTACAACGTTCTTGG GAATTTTTGCATGCCTATTATGGAACATTGTGGCTACCACTACAGCATGGATTAAAGAAGGAG ATGTAAAGATCTGGTTCCTTTCTATCATTTACTTCATATCGGGTGTTCCTGGAGCCTACTTCTTGTGGTATCGTCCTCTGTATCGTGCTTTTAG GACTGAGGGTGCCATGAAGTTTGCGTGGTTTTTCTTGTTTTACTTG GTTCACATTGCATTCTGCATCTTTGCTGCTGTTGCTCCTCCAGTAGTCTTCAGAGGAAAATCCCTTAC AGGCATCCTGCCTGCGGTAGATCTCATCGGCAAAAATGTACTTGTTGGG ATTTTCTACTTCATCGGTTTTGGGCTATTTTGTCTCGAATCATTGCTGAGCATTTGGGTTATCCAG CAAGTATACATGTATTTCCGAGGAAGTGGTAAAGCTGCACAGATGAAGCAAGAAGCTGCTAGAGGGGCCCTTAGAGCAGCAATATAA